Proteins found in one Pueribacillus theae genomic segment:
- a CDS encoding DUF4097 family beta strand repeat-containing protein: MGDERKMILQMLHDGKITAEEAERLLKVLNEPAAEQKVEEKSKPSEAPPSEFVDWKGWENRKQSYKQASGGLKISQYIESFIQKLKDVDFDFNFGTYETVNHIFQDHPEEVNRIEVDVKNGSVEFSPWDEDFVQVDCEVKVYKVASKDEAREKFIRETLFETVNHKLLFACEPRDMKVTATIYIPKKTYESIDLSIFNGDMNGQVFKAKNLHAKTVNGSITFQGLDVEKAELETGNGTISVEGKAEDIELETLNGPIKAVGAFRDLDAETFSGLITAKLSEPGVISLKSTTGNVRVSVPKHMQINGELVTAFGSLNCEVGSFEVLREKKEMAQRLLKFVSNKSSTSILTLEANTKTGAITVTEQEG; the protein is encoded by the coding sequence ATGGGCGATGAACGAAAGATGATATTACAGATGCTCCACGATGGGAAAATTACGGCTGAAGAAGCGGAACGGCTTTTAAAAGTTTTGAACGAGCCGGCTGCTGAACAGAAGGTTGAGGAAAAAAGCAAGCCATCTGAAGCTCCGCCTTCTGAGTTTGTTGATTGGAAGGGATGGGAAAACCGAAAACAGTCGTACAAGCAAGCGTCAGGCGGATTGAAAATTTCCCAGTATATTGAAAGCTTCATCCAAAAGTTAAAAGACGTTGATTTCGATTTTAATTTCGGAACGTATGAAACAGTGAACCATATTTTTCAAGATCACCCAGAAGAAGTGAACAGAATCGAAGTTGACGTTAAAAATGGTTCTGTCGAATTCTCGCCTTGGGACGAAGACTTTGTCCAGGTTGATTGTGAAGTAAAAGTGTACAAAGTGGCAAGCAAAGATGAAGCAAGGGAAAAGTTCATAAGGGAGACCCTTTTTGAAACAGTGAACCATAAACTTCTGTTTGCTTGTGAACCAAGGGACATGAAGGTTACGGCAACAATCTACATTCCTAAAAAAACCTATGAATCGATCGATCTTTCCATATTTAACGGAGATATGAATGGCCAGGTGTTTAAAGCGAAAAATCTTCACGCTAAAACAGTGAACGGAAGCATAACCTTTCAAGGATTGGATGTTGAAAAAGCGGAACTTGAAACTGGAAATGGAACCATATCCGTCGAAGGGAAAGCGGAAGATATTGAGCTTGAAACACTGAATGGGCCGATAAAAGCAGTGGGCGCTTTCCGCGATTTGGATGCCGAAACGTTTTCAGGTTTGATCACGGCTAAACTAAGCGAACCAGGCGTTATTTCGCTTAAATCGACGACGGGCAATGTCCGCGTATCGGTACCGAAACACATGCAAATCAATGGAGAGCTTGTGACAGCATTTGGCAGCCTCAATTGTGAGGTTGGCTCCTTTGAAGTTTTACGGGAGAAGAAAGAAATGGCGCAGCGCCTGTTGAAGTTTGTTTCAAACAAAAGCTCCACTTCCATCCTGACCCTTGAAGCGAATACAAAAACAGGTGCCATTACGGTAACGGAGCAAGAGGGATAA
- the uvrA gene encoding excinuclease ABC subunit UvrA: protein MAVDKIVVKGARVHNLKNIDIDIPRDKLIVLTGLSGSGKSSLAFDTIYAEGQRRYVESLSAYARQFLGQMDKPDVDAIEGLSPAISIDQKTTSRNPRSTVGTVTEIYDYLRLLYARIGRPICPKHGIEISSQTIEQMVDRIMEYPERTKMQILSPIVSGRKGEHAKILENIKKQGFVRLRVDGEMREITDDINLEKNKKHTIEVVIDRIIVKDGVQARLADSLEVALGLADGRVIVDVIGDEELLFSQHHACPYCGFTIGELEPRLFSFNSPFGACPTCDGLGLKLEVDVDLVIPNWDLSLNEHAIAAWEPTSSQFYPQLLKSVCNHYGIDMDVPVKDLPDEAMDKVLYGSGGERIYFRYENEFGVVRENRIPFEGVIGNIARRFKETSSDFVRDQMEGYMAQKPCPTCKGYRLKKEALAVKINDRHIGEATNLSVNDALDFFNQLVLTEKEIAIARLILREISDRLGFLNNVGLDYLTLSRSAGTLSGGEAQRIRLATQVGSRLMGVLYILDEPSIGLHQRDNDRLIATLEEMRNLGNTLIVVEHDEDTMMAADYIIDIGPGAGAHGGEVIAAGTPEEIMNDANSLTGQYLSGTKFIPVPLERRNGTKRFLEIVGAAENNLKNVNVKIPLGVFTCVTGVSGSGKSTLVNEILYKKLAQQLNRAKVKAGAHKDIKGLEELEKVIDIDQSPIGRTPRSNPATYTGVFDDIRDVFAQTNEAKVRGYKKGRFSFNVKGGRCEACRGDGIIKIEMHFLPDVYVPCEVCHGKRYNRETLEVLYKGKNIADVLGMTVEEALEFFTNIPKINRKLQTLYDVGLGYITLGQSATTLSGGEAQRVKLASQLHRRSNGKTLYILDEPTTGLHVDDISRLLNVLQRLVENGDTVLIIEHNLDVIKTADYLIDLGPEGGDKGGQIVATGTPEQVAEVEKSYTGKYLSPILKRYRKRTEEKLKIHI from the coding sequence ATGGCAGTAGACAAGATTGTCGTAAAAGGTGCCCGCGTCCACAATTTGAAAAATATTGATATCGACATACCGAGAGATAAGCTTATTGTCCTGACAGGTTTATCAGGATCGGGGAAGTCTTCCCTCGCATTTGACACGATTTATGCAGAAGGGCAGAGGCGCTATGTCGAGTCGCTCTCAGCCTATGCGAGGCAATTCCTTGGGCAAATGGATAAGCCTGATGTGGATGCGATTGAAGGGCTGTCTCCCGCGATTTCAATTGACCAAAAGACGACGAGCCGAAACCCGCGATCGACTGTCGGAACAGTGACAGAAATCTACGATTATTTACGGTTGCTGTATGCACGAATCGGCCGGCCAATTTGTCCGAAGCATGGGATTGAAATCAGTTCCCAAACGATTGAACAGATGGTTGATCGGATTATGGAGTATCCGGAGAGAACAAAGATGCAAATCCTCTCACCAATTGTTTCAGGACGGAAAGGCGAGCATGCCAAAATCCTTGAGAATATTAAAAAGCAAGGGTTTGTCCGGCTGCGTGTCGACGGGGAAATGCGTGAAATTACGGACGACATCAACCTTGAAAAAAATAAAAAGCATACGATTGAAGTTGTCATTGATCGAATTATCGTAAAAGATGGCGTTCAGGCAAGGCTGGCCGATTCACTTGAAGTGGCCCTTGGCCTGGCGGATGGCCGCGTGATTGTTGATGTGATCGGTGATGAAGAACTGCTTTTCAGCCAACACCATGCTTGTCCTTATTGCGGCTTCACAATTGGCGAGCTTGAACCGAGACTGTTTAGCTTTAACAGTCCTTTTGGCGCTTGTCCAACTTGTGACGGGTTGGGACTGAAGCTTGAGGTGGATGTTGATCTCGTCATTCCAAACTGGGATCTTTCGTTAAATGAACATGCGATTGCGGCATGGGAGCCGACAAGCTCGCAGTTTTACCCTCAGCTTTTGAAGAGTGTTTGCAACCATTATGGCATTGATATGGATGTGCCGGTGAAAGATCTTCCAGACGAAGCGATGGACAAGGTATTGTATGGAAGCGGTGGAGAGCGCATTTATTTTCGGTATGAAAACGAATTTGGCGTTGTAAGGGAAAACCGCATTCCTTTTGAAGGTGTCATTGGTAATATCGCACGCCGTTTCAAAGAAACAAGCTCTGACTTTGTACGGGATCAAATGGAAGGTTATATGGCGCAAAAGCCATGCCCAACATGTAAAGGCTATCGCCTAAAGAAAGAAGCGCTCGCTGTAAAAATAAACGATCGGCATATCGGTGAAGCCACAAACCTATCAGTCAATGATGCGCTTGATTTCTTTAACCAGCTGGTGCTGACTGAAAAAGAAATCGCAATTGCCCGCCTTATTCTTCGTGAAATTTCCGATCGGCTCGGCTTTTTGAACAATGTTGGCCTTGATTATTTAACATTGAGCCGCTCGGCGGGAACGTTGTCGGGTGGAGAGGCCCAGCGGATTCGGCTTGCCACCCAGGTCGGCTCCCGCTTAATGGGGGTTCTTTACATTTTGGATGAACCGTCCATTGGTTTGCATCAACGCGATAACGACCGGTTGATTGCGACACTTGAAGAAATGCGGAACCTCGGCAATACGCTCATCGTTGTTGAACACGATGAAGACACAATGATGGCCGCTGATTATATTATTGATATCGGTCCCGGTGCGGGAGCGCATGGCGGTGAGGTGATTGCCGCTGGGACGCCTGAAGAGATTATGAATGACGCAAATTCCCTTACAGGCCAATATTTGTCAGGGACTAAATTTATTCCTGTTCCATTGGAGCGGCGCAATGGAACGAAACGGTTCCTTGAAATTGTTGGAGCTGCAGAAAATAATTTAAAGAATGTGAACGTAAAAATTCCACTTGGTGTTTTTACATGTGTGACAGGTGTCTCAGGTTCAGGAAAAAGTACACTTGTCAATGAAATTTTGTATAAAAAACTGGCGCAGCAATTAAATCGGGCAAAAGTGAAGGCAGGGGCGCATAAAGATATAAAAGGCCTGGAAGAGCTTGAGAAAGTGATCGATATCGACCAATCGCCAATCGGAAGGACACCGCGTTCAAACCCAGCGACGTATACAGGGGTTTTTGATGATATTCGCGATGTGTTTGCCCAGACGAATGAAGCGAAAGTAAGAGGCTATAAAAAAGGCCGGTTTAGCTTCAATGTGAAGGGTGGACGCTGTGAAGCGTGCCGCGGAGATGGTATTATTAAAATTGAAATGCATTTTCTTCCGGATGTATATGTCCCATGTGAAGTTTGCCACGGAAAGCGTTACAACCGCGAAACGCTTGAAGTTCTTTACAAGGGGAAGAATATTGCCGATGTGCTTGGTATGACGGTGGAGGAAGCGTTGGAATTCTTCACAAACATCCCTAAAATTAACCGAAAGCTTCAGACGCTTTATGATGTCGGTCTAGGCTACATTACACTTGGACAATCAGCAACCACACTGTCTGGCGGAGAGGCGCAGCGCGTCAAGCTTGCAAGCCAGCTGCACCGCCGGTCAAATGGCAAAACATTATACATTCTAGATGAGCCGACGACAGGGCTTCACGTCGATGATATTTCCCGCTTGCTCAACGTGCTTCAGAGGCTTGTAGAAAACGGGGATACCGTACTCATCATTGAACATAATCTTGACGTCATCAAGACGGCTGATTATTTGATTGATTTGGGGCCTGAAGGGGGAGATAAAGGCGGACAAATTGTAGCGACAGGTACACCGGAGCAAGTTGCAGAAGTTGAGAAGTCGTACACTGGAAAATATCTCAGCCCGATTTTAAAACGTTACAGGAAACGGACAGAAGAAAAACTAAAAATCCATATCTAG
- the uvrB gene encoding excinuclease ABC subunit UvrB, whose product MNNTFELVSKYKPEGDQPKAIEKLVEGVNQGKRYQTLLGATGTGKTFTMSNVIQEVNKPTLIIAHNKTLAGQLYSEFKEFFPNNAVEYFVSYYDYYQPEAYVPQSDTYIEKDASINDEIDKLRHSATSSLFERNDVIIVASVSCIYGLGSPEEYRELVLSIRTGMEKDRNQLLRELVDIQYARNDINFTRGTFRVRGDIVEVFPASRDERCIRIEFFGDEIDRITEVDALTGEILGQRDHVAIFPASHFVTREEKMRIAIERIEAELEERLQVLKAENKLLEAQRLEQRTRYDIEMMKEMGFCSGIENYSRHLTLREAGATPYTLLDYFPKDWLVMIDESHVTLPQIRGMYNGDQARKQVLVDHGFRLPSALDNRPLRFEEFEEKAPQLIFVSATPGPYELEHTPKVVEQIIRPTGLLDPTIDVRKSEGQIDDLLHEVNVRVKKNERILVTTLTKKMAEDLTDYLTEMDIKVRYLHSEIKTLERIEIIRDLRLGVFDVLVGINLLREGLDIPEVTLVAILDADKEGFLRSEQSLVQTIGRAARNVNGHVIMYADKITKSMNYAISETKRRREIQEAFNKKHGITPMTIQKEVRDIIRATAAAEESETYSASKALSNMSKKEREKTIQNLEKEMKQAARELNFERAAELRDLVLELKAER is encoded by the coding sequence GTGAACAATACATTTGAACTTGTATCAAAATACAAACCCGAGGGAGATCAGCCGAAAGCGATTGAAAAGCTTGTCGAAGGGGTCAATCAAGGCAAACGCTATCAAACGCTTCTTGGTGCGACAGGAACGGGCAAGACGTTCACAATGTCAAATGTCATACAAGAAGTGAATAAACCAACTTTAATCATCGCACACAACAAAACGCTTGCGGGCCAGCTGTACAGTGAGTTTAAAGAGTTTTTTCCGAATAATGCGGTTGAATACTTTGTCAGCTATTACGACTACTATCAGCCTGAAGCGTATGTGCCGCAATCGGATACGTATATCGAGAAGGACGCAAGCATCAATGATGAAATTGATAAGCTTCGCCACTCTGCGACAAGTTCACTATTTGAACGAAATGATGTGATTATTGTCGCAAGTGTGTCGTGTATTTACGGTTTAGGTTCACCGGAAGAATACCGAGAGCTCGTTCTTTCGATTCGAACCGGCATGGAAAAGGACCGCAATCAACTTCTACGTGAACTTGTTGACATCCAATATGCCAGAAATGATATAAATTTTACGCGCGGGACGTTTCGAGTTCGTGGCGATATTGTTGAAGTGTTCCCGGCTTCCCGGGATGAGCGCTGCATTCGAATTGAATTTTTCGGCGATGAGATTGATCGAATCACTGAAGTTGATGCACTGACAGGTGAAATTCTTGGCCAGCGTGATCATGTCGCCATCTTTCCGGCATCCCACTTCGTTACCCGTGAAGAAAAAATGAGAATCGCTATTGAACGGATTGAGGCAGAGCTGGAGGAACGCCTTCAAGTGTTGAAGGCGGAGAATAAGCTGCTTGAAGCACAGCGTTTGGAACAGCGGACACGCTACGATATCGAAATGATGAAAGAGATGGGTTTTTGTTCGGGAATTGAAAACTATTCCCGCCATTTGACATTGAGGGAAGCAGGAGCAACACCGTATACGCTTCTCGATTATTTTCCGAAAGATTGGCTTGTTATGATCGATGAGTCCCATGTCACGCTTCCGCAAATACGCGGCATGTATAACGGTGACCAGGCAAGGAAGCAAGTGCTTGTTGATCACGGGTTCAGGTTGCCGTCAGCACTTGATAACAGGCCGCTTCGATTTGAAGAATTTGAAGAAAAGGCGCCACAGTTAATTTTTGTTTCCGCAACGCCTGGGCCATATGAGTTAGAACATACCCCGAAAGTTGTTGAACAAATTATCAGGCCGACGGGCTTATTGGATCCAACCATCGATGTACGCAAAAGTGAAGGACAAATCGATGATTTGCTTCATGAAGTGAATGTACGGGTCAAAAAGAATGAACGCATCCTTGTGACAACATTGACGAAGAAAATGGCAGAAGACTTGACCGATTATTTAACGGAGATGGATATCAAGGTCCGTTATTTGCACTCGGAGATTAAAACGCTTGAACGGATTGAGATTATCCGCGATTTGCGGCTCGGCGTATTTGATGTGCTTGTCGGGATTAATTTGTTACGGGAAGGCCTGGACATTCCTGAAGTGACGCTTGTTGCGATTCTTGATGCGGATAAAGAAGGGTTTCTCCGTTCAGAACAATCGCTTGTACAAACGATTGGGCGGGCGGCTAGGAATGTGAACGGCCATGTCATTATGTATGCTGATAAAATCACAAAGTCAATGAATTACGCGATTTCTGAAACGAAAAGGCGCCGGGAGATTCAAGAAGCGTTTAACAAAAAGCATGGCATTACACCGATGACCATTCAAAAAGAAGTCCGCGATATCATCCGTGCAACCGCGGCTGCGGAAGAATCTGAAACATACAGTGCTTCGAAAGCATTATCGAACATGTCGAAAAAAGAACGTGAGAAAACAATTCAAAACTTAGAAAAGGAAATGAAGCAGGCAGCAAGAGAGCTTAATTTTGAACGAGCCGCAGAATTGCGCGATCTTGTTCTTGAGTTGAAGGCAGAACGTTAA
- a CDS encoding polysaccharide deacetylase family protein gives MKKVAMLLVCFLVLILPSQVFAVRNVPILVYHSIDEFSGHGSKELYVTPENFEKQMNYLREHGFTLLTFEQWYEIDKVNKPIFITFDDGYKNNLNAFAIFQKLKNESFKPAGTIFVISDFIGRSNRLSKSDLKMLANSGLFSIQSHTATHPDLTKIKNYKYELKESRDHIQQITEKPVIALAYPYGDFNEKVIEETKKYYLFGLTTTPELFSEKGTKDERYLLPRIYIKYSTTLDEFSKIVEGG, from the coding sequence ATGAAAAAGGTTGCGATGTTGTTAGTATGTTTTTTGGTCTTAATTCTGCCATCACAAGTTTTTGCCGTGAGAAACGTACCGATCTTAGTTTATCATTCAATCGACGAGTTTAGTGGCCATGGCTCGAAGGAGTTATACGTAACCCCGGAGAATTTTGAGAAACAAATGAATTATTTGCGTGAGCATGGTTTTACATTATTAACTTTTGAGCAATGGTATGAAATTGATAAAGTAAACAAACCTATTTTCATCACCTTTGACGATGGATACAAAAACAATCTGAATGCATTTGCCATCTTTCAAAAACTAAAAAACGAAAGTTTTAAACCAGCAGGTACCATTTTTGTAATTTCAGACTTCATCGGCCGCTCCAATCGATTATCGAAATCGGATTTAAAAATGCTGGCTAATTCGGGCTTATTCTCAATCCAGTCTCATACGGCCACACATCCTGATTTGACGAAAATCAAAAATTACAAATATGAATTAAAAGAGTCCAGAGATCACATTCAACAAATAACGGAAAAGCCAGTTATTGCCCTTGCGTATCCGTACGGAGACTTCAATGAAAAGGTTATAGAAGAAACGAAAAAATACTATTTGTTTGGATTGACGACAACGCCTGAACTATTTTCCGAAAAGGGCACGAAAGACGAACGCTATCTTTTACCAAGAATTTATATTAAATATTCAACAACTCTTGACGAATTTTCGAAGATCGTTGAAGGAGGTTAA
- a CDS encoding phage holin family protein: MLRNWIISLFINSVVLIVVAGYFPTIHLEGIGAAILASMILSLMNIFVKPFLILLTLPVTVLTLGLFLIVINAITLMFTSALMGDLFVIEGFGSAILAAIVIALLNLAIQKIIIEPLQRK, from the coding sequence ATGCTTCGTAATTGGATCATATCCCTCTTCATTAATAGCGTTGTCCTTATCGTTGTCGCTGGTTATTTTCCAACTATTCATTTGGAGGGAATCGGCGCCGCTATCCTAGCGAGCATGATCCTCTCATTGATGAATATTTTTGTAAAGCCGTTCTTAATCTTATTAACATTGCCTGTCACAGTATTAACGCTTGGGTTGTTTCTTATCGTTATCAATGCGATTACGTTAATGTTCACATCTGCGCTAATGGGCGATTTGTTTGTCATTGAGGGCTTTGGCTCAGCCATCCTTGCGGCCATCGTCATTGCTTTGCTCAATTTGGCCATTCAAAAAATCATTATCGAACCACTGCAGAGAAAATAA